In Spirosoma aureum, a single genomic region encodes these proteins:
- a CDS encoding AraC family transcriptional regulator encodes MDKIDNHNWGNIFRDISQQEVFRNDRYVEVLANFNEPNLAHAQITTIQTPGIELVYANFSTERKLVLVDPENSESISSSFILSGEVESQFTLNKNSVRHWGNTHGFQYTPDFQGEHIILNQKLQAFSLCYNSTYFKTIAQSAGMHYLDQVLNSMERGQTLLVPPGKMALQPRMAELLHAIATCNFQGLTKYLFIEAKTLELFALQLEQLNAGAGHAIREQWSRADRERLKAVHDFINQTYLEPLTLTGICYRFGLNEFKLKKGYKHFFGSTVFGHIHTLRMQAAQRLLVSEQMNVSEVSFHIGYNNISSFSAAFKKHFGYLPGTIRLHTAGLYAC; translated from the coding sequence TTGATAATCATAACTGGGGCAATATTTTCCGTGACATTTCACAACAGGAAGTGTTCCGCAACGATCGTTACGTTGAAGTATTGGCAAACTTCAACGAGCCGAATCTTGCTCATGCCCAAATCACGACCATTCAAACACCAGGAATCGAGTTAGTGTATGCCAATTTCAGTACCGAACGCAAGCTGGTACTGGTTGATCCCGAAAATTCAGAAAGTATAAGCTCTTCGTTTATTTTGAGTGGTGAGGTAGAATCGCAATTCACCCTGAACAAAAATTCGGTGCGTCATTGGGGAAATACGCATGGCTTTCAGTATACACCCGATTTTCAGGGCGAACACATTATCCTTAACCAAAAGCTACAGGCCTTCTCGCTTTGTTACAACAGTACGTATTTTAAAACCATAGCGCAATCGGCAGGTATGCACTACCTGGATCAGGTTCTGAACAGCATGGAACGTGGTCAAACCTTGCTGGTGCCCCCCGGCAAAATGGCCTTGCAGCCCCGTATGGCCGAATTACTGCATGCTATAGCGACATGTAACTTTCAGGGACTGACCAAATACCTGTTCATTGAAGCGAAAACGCTCGAACTATTTGCGCTGCAACTAGAGCAGCTTAATGCCGGGGCTGGCCATGCAATAAGAGAGCAATGGAGCCGCGCCGACCGCGAGCGTCTGAAGGCCGTACACGATTTCATCAATCAGACCTATCTGGAACCCTTAACGCTGACGGGCATTTGTTATCGTTTTGGGCTCAACGAGTTTAAACTCAAAAAAGGGTACAAGCATTTTTTCGGCAGTACTGTTTTTGGCCATATTCATACACTACGCATGCAGGCCGCACAGCGACTGCTGGTTTCAGAGCAAATGAACGTTTCGGAGGTTTCTTTCCACATTGGCTACAACAACATCAGTAGCTTTTCAGCAGCATTTAAAAAACATTTTGGTTACCTGCCCGGAACGATACGATTACATACTGCTGGCCTTTACGCTTGCTAA
- a CDS encoding tudor domain-containing protein, producing MKRVVGLGLFLLLLYHTLGYVLVFISVQWQEQHDLSKQLVVYRSVDSIVEFQIPLKDKLNGTNLIDATTNGFGYRGRYYDVVSLQIQGDTLLIAGLETNKRSFWQSDLLTFLHDHLTNSDAANRKASQWLKFLLKEYSITSQIVLHFPDYGWREAVEIPDQSFIIPLRSLPVHSPPPETAS from the coding sequence GTGAAACGTGTTGTCGGCTTAGGTCTGTTCCTGCTTTTACTTTACCACACACTGGGATACGTGCTCGTATTTATCAGTGTCCAGTGGCAGGAACAGCATGACCTGTCCAAACAGTTGGTTGTGTACCGGTCTGTCGACAGCATCGTTGAATTCCAGATTCCCCTGAAGGATAAACTGAACGGGACAAACCTGATCGACGCAACGACGAATGGTTTTGGTTACCGGGGCCGCTACTACGATGTGGTAAGCCTGCAAATTCAGGGAGACACTTTGCTCATTGCTGGTCTGGAAACAAACAAACGATCGTTTTGGCAAAGCGATCTGCTAACGTTTTTACACGATCACCTCACCAATTCAGATGCGGCCAATCGTAAAGCCAGCCAATGGCTCAAGTTTCTGCTAAAAGAATATTCCATTACCTCCCAAATTGTTCTTCATTTCCCGGATTACGGCTGGCGCGAAGCGGTGGAGATACCCGATCAGTCCTTCATTATTCCATTGCGCTCCTTACCGGTTCACTCGCCCCCTCCAGAAACAGCTAGCTAG
- a CDS encoding cobalamin-independent methionine synthase II family protein, whose amino-acid sequence MTISTEPIGSIPRPLYLQQAMAAFANGQIKANELEKLVARATQETIQELEKTGSPVISDGEQAKPSFVTYPLEGLSSLAPDGVIIPFADGHTRQLPKLTAGPFHYTAFANSYLRKAQQYSALPIKQAVISCSAISLLYPQEGIEGYSREQFLADLVDDAEADIRTCLNNGAYKVQIDFTEARLALKLDPGKQVLAAFIDLNNQVLNRFTADEKKKIGVHSCPGGDHDSTHSADISYSDLLPFLFQLEADSFYLEYAAETNKKAVLESIKENLKPNQQVFLGVTNVLDPRVETAEEIRDLIVEAAAIIPIEQLGTTDDCGFSPFGDDTSTARDIAFAKIRARIDGTKLAENALASS is encoded by the coding sequence ATGACAATATCAACGGAACCAATTGGCAGTATTCCACGGCCCTTATACCTGCAACAGGCTATGGCTGCTTTTGCAAATGGGCAAATTAAAGCAAACGAATTAGAGAAATTAGTTGCAAGGGCAACGCAGGAAACCATTCAGGAACTCGAAAAAACGGGCTCTCCCGTAATTTCAGACGGTGAACAGGCCAAGCCGAGTTTTGTTACCTACCCGCTTGAAGGCTTATCGAGTCTGGCACCCGATGGTGTAATTATTCCGTTTGCCGATGGGCATACCCGGCAATTGCCCAAACTAACGGCTGGCCCGTTTCACTACACGGCCTTTGCCAATTCATATCTTCGGAAAGCACAGCAATATTCGGCTCTCCCCATAAAGCAAGCCGTCATCTCTTGTTCGGCCATTAGCTTATTGTATCCACAGGAAGGAATTGAGGGCTATTCACGGGAGCAATTTTTAGCCGATCTTGTCGACGATGCCGAAGCCGATATCAGAACCTGTTTGAACAATGGAGCTTATAAAGTGCAAATTGATTTTACAGAAGCACGGCTCGCCCTCAAATTAGATCCTGGCAAACAGGTACTGGCGGCTTTTATTGATCTGAACAATCAGGTTCTTAATCGATTTACCGCCGACGAAAAAAAGAAGATTGGAGTCCACTCCTGCCCCGGTGGTGATCACGATTCGACCCACAGCGCCGACATTAGCTATAGCGATTTATTGCCTTTTCTGTTTCAACTGGAAGCCGATAGCTTTTATCTGGAATATGCAGCCGAGACCAATAAGAAGGCAGTACTCGAATCCATAAAGGAGAACCTGAAACCCAATCAGCAGGTCTTTCTGGGCGTTACCAACGTGCTTGACCCACGGGTAGAAACAGCCGAAGAAATCAGAGATTTAATCGTTGAGGCCGCAGCCATTATTCCAATTGAGCAGCTTGGCACTACTGACGATTGCGGGTTTTCGCCTTTTGGAGACGATACATCGACAGCCCGAGACATTGCATTCGCAAAAATTCGTGCCCGTATCGATGGGACCAAACTAGCAGAAAATGCACTGGCATCCTCCTAG
- a CDS encoding carboxymuconolactone decarboxylase family protein gives MAHIQLPEGLPGIRGPMAFSPETAHPLNGLANALLRPDDPAGLSWGERELIATYVSSLNDCFFCQTIHGAVASHHLGDDDWSLIKAVKSDYQQTSISSKLKALLAIAASVQQGGKHVTAEQVEAARIEGATDKNIHDTVLIAAAFCMFNRYVDGLATWAPDAPDLYRYRAKRIVEGGYVSGDAYMPPAELTT, from the coding sequence ATGGCACACATTCAATTACCCGAAGGACTGCCCGGCATTCGCGGGCCAATGGCTTTTAGCCCTGAAACGGCTCATCCACTCAATGGTTTAGCCAACGCGTTGCTTCGTCCCGATGATCCGGCAGGATTGAGCTGGGGAGAACGAGAACTCATTGCCACCTACGTGTCGTCCCTGAATGATTGTTTTTTCTGTCAGACCATCCACGGGGCTGTGGCCAGTCATCACCTTGGCGATGACGACTGGAGTTTGATCAAGGCCGTAAAATCCGATTACCAGCAAACATCCATCAGCAGCAAACTAAAAGCCTTACTGGCCATTGCAGCCAGTGTTCAGCAGGGCGGCAAACACGTTACGGCCGAACAGGTTGAAGCGGCCCGCATTGAGGGAGCCACCGACAAAAACATTCATGATACGGTGCTGATCGCGGCAGCTTTTTGTATGTTCAACCGGTATGTCGATGGTCTGGCGACCTGGGCACCCGACGCGCCGGATCTGTATCGTTATCGGGCCAAACGAATCGTGGAAGGCGGCTACGTTTCGGGCGATGCCTATATGCCACCTGCCGAATTAACTACCTGA
- a CDS encoding DUF3179 domain-containing (seleno)protein — translation MKRSFLFFLLPVLLLIAVEVLSVYFIMPFPGSQLGLAMDGTEQASLARVELAYWLHNNIIWLRAVGLLLLAYPAFWLLTRPHRAWHRYIGVGLLVIYGVVLYMVNREMMADQMFKQPTTKRVVPMSQNKIPLQKLVLGFESVGQATAYPLQLIGYHHQVRDTVGNQPVMITYCTVCRTGRVFSPMVQGQADEFRLVGMDHFNAMFEDKRTGTWWRQATGEAVVGPLRGQTMLELAARQMTLGEWAAEHPNTRVLQADPAFADEFKSMRTYDRGLSKGKLTRRDSGSWQPKSWVIGVERAGFTQAYDWNQLQTNRILSDVVGGEPLLLAMAPDSVSFGAWSRRVGVQTLNFQFANKRLTDLETHSVWTWRGHCIAGPLTGRRLIPIPKAYQEFWHSWRSFHPDTKQYDES, via the coding sequence ATGAAGCGCTCTTTTCTATTTTTTCTGCTCCCGGTTTTACTGCTTATTGCGGTTGAGGTCCTGAGTGTCTATTTCATCATGCCGTTTCCGGGTAGTCAACTTGGGCTCGCGATGGACGGTACAGAGCAGGCATCCCTCGCGCGGGTTGAATTGGCCTACTGGCTTCATAACAACATCATCTGGCTGCGGGCAGTTGGGCTTCTGTTATTAGCCTACCCGGCGTTTTGGCTCCTAACCAGACCTCATCGGGCCTGGCACCGCTACATTGGAGTTGGGCTACTGGTAATTTACGGGGTGGTGCTGTATATGGTCAACAGGGAGATGATGGCTGACCAAATGTTTAAGCAACCCACAACGAAGCGGGTGGTTCCGATGAGTCAGAATAAAATTCCGCTTCAGAAACTCGTGCTGGGTTTCGAATCGGTTGGTCAGGCTACGGCGTACCCGTTGCAGCTAATTGGCTATCATCACCAGGTACGCGACACAGTAGGTAACCAGCCCGTTATGATAACTTATTGCACAGTTTGTCGCACGGGTCGGGTATTTAGTCCGATGGTACAGGGGCAAGCCGATGAATTCCGGTTAGTCGGCATGGACCATTTCAATGCGATGTTCGAAGACAAGCGGACTGGAACCTGGTGGCGACAAGCCACTGGAGAAGCCGTAGTGGGTCCTTTACGAGGACAAACGATGCTCGAACTAGCTGCCCGCCAGATGACACTTGGCGAGTGGGCTGCCGAACACCCTAACACGCGCGTGTTACAGGCCGATCCGGCTTTTGCCGACGAATTCAAGAGTATGAGGACTTACGATCGTGGTCTGTCGAAGGGGAAGCTCACCCGACGCGATTCGGGCTCCTGGCAACCAAAATCATGGGTAATTGGTGTCGAGCGGGCTGGTTTTACCCAGGCCTACGACTGGAACCAGCTCCAAACAAATCGTATCCTTAGCGACGTGGTGGGTGGTGAGCCGTTATTACTAGCGATGGCCCCCGATAGCGTATCGTTTGGCGCCTGGAGTCGACGCGTAGGTGTGCAAACGCTTAACTTCCAGTTCGCCAACAAACGGCTCACTGATCTTGAAACGCATTCCGTCTGGACATGGCGCGGTCATTGTATAGCTGGTCCGTTGACGGGTCGGCGACTCATTCCGATTCCGAAAGCGTATCAGGAGTTCTGGCACTCCTGGCGTAGCTTCCACCCCGATACCAAACAGTATGATGAATCATAG
- a CDS encoding YgiQ family radical SAM protein — protein sequence MIERPLTDWLPLTMKEVEKRGWDEVDIILVSGDAYVDHPAFGTAVIGRIMESEGFRVAIIAQPNWKDDLRDFKKFGKPKYFFGVTAGCMDSMVNHYTANKRLRSNDSYTPGGEAGFRPDYATIVYTKILKELYPDVPVLLGGIEASLRRVTHYDYWQDRLMPSILVDAGADMLVYGMGEQPLREILKLAQKGVPFSSMRNINQVAFMHDASTELREYNNWNSVELASHEECLKDKIKYAANFKIVEVESNKWQANRIIQKVDDQLLVINPPFKTMDEAEIDKSFDLPYTRMPHPKYKKRGPIPAYDMIKFSVNMHRGCFGGCSFCTISAHQGKFVASRSEKSVLKEVDEITKHPEFKGYISDLGGPSANMYKMKGKDESICARCQSPSCIHPVICSNLDTSHKPMTELYRKVDANPNIKKAFVGSGVRYDLLVDDFNKNNADGNHDEYMEQLVTRHVSGRLKVAPEHTSDDTLRVMRKPSFKYFKLFKQKYDKIQEKHNLKQPLIPYFISSHPGCEEQDMANLAAETKDLGFELEQVQDFTPTPMTVAEVIYYSGVHPYTLKPVKTAKTREEKQAQNNFFFWYKPEYKNWIRNRLNKLNRPDLVERLLGSPKNENTGKPAFPGKYSGKKKR from the coding sequence ATGATTGAAAGACCCCTTACAGACTGGTTGCCTCTGACGATGAAAGAAGTCGAGAAAAGAGGCTGGGACGAAGTTGACATCATACTGGTGTCGGGCGATGCCTACGTAGACCACCCAGCTTTTGGAACCGCTGTGATTGGCCGAATCATGGAAAGCGAAGGGTTTCGCGTAGCTATTATCGCCCAACCCAACTGGAAAGACGATCTGCGCGATTTTAAGAAATTTGGCAAGCCGAAATATTTTTTTGGCGTCACAGCGGGTTGCATGGACTCGATGGTCAATCACTATACGGCCAACAAACGCCTGCGCTCCAATGACTCCTATACGCCCGGCGGTGAAGCAGGATTCCGCCCCGACTACGCCACGATTGTTTATACCAAAATTCTGAAAGAACTCTACCCGGATGTGCCGGTGCTACTGGGCGGCATCGAGGCTTCGTTGCGCCGGGTAACGCATTATGACTATTGGCAGGACAGATTGATGCCCTCCATTCTGGTGGATGCGGGTGCCGACATGCTGGTATATGGTATGGGCGAGCAACCCCTCCGCGAAATCCTGAAACTGGCGCAGAAAGGTGTACCATTTTCGTCGATGCGAAACATCAATCAGGTGGCGTTTATGCACGATGCCAGCACCGAACTGCGCGAGTATAATAACTGGAATTCGGTCGAATTGGCCAGCCATGAGGAATGTCTGAAGGATAAAATTAAATATGCGGCCAACTTCAAGATTGTTGAGGTTGAATCGAATAAGTGGCAGGCCAACCGGATTATCCAAAAAGTGGACGATCAGCTATTGGTCATTAATCCACCCTTCAAGACGATGGACGAGGCCGAGATCGACAAGTCATTCGATTTGCCATACACCCGAATGCCTCATCCGAAATACAAAAAGCGAGGACCAATTCCAGCCTACGACATGATTAAATTCTCGGTCAATATGCACCGGGGCTGTTTTGGCGGTTGCAGTTTCTGCACTATTTCGGCCCATCAGGGCAAGTTCGTTGCATCCCGAAGTGAAAAGTCGGTGCTGAAAGAAGTCGATGAAATCACGAAACACCCTGAATTCAAGGGTTATATCTCGGATTTGGGTGGCCCATCGGCCAACATGTACAAAATGAAAGGCAAAGACGAATCGATATGCGCCCGTTGCCAAAGCCCAAGCTGTATTCACCCGGTCATTTGCTCGAACCTCGATACGTCGCACAAACCCATGACCGAATTATACCGCAAGGTCGATGCCAATCCAAACATCAAAAAGGCGTTTGTTGGCTCAGGGGTGCGCTATGATCTGCTCGTCGACGATTTCAACAAAAACAACGCCGACGGAAATCACGACGAATACATGGAGCAACTGGTTACGCGCCACGTATCAGGCCGGTTGAAGGTCGCTCCCGAACACACATCCGACGATACGCTGCGGGTTATGCGAAAGCCGTCGTTCAAATATTTCAAGTTGTTTAAGCAGAAGTACGACAAGATTCAGGAGAAGCATAATCTTAAGCAACCGCTCATTCCATACTTCATTTCGTCGCACCCCGGCTGCGAGGAGCAGGACATGGCCAATCTGGCGGCAGAAACGAAAGATCTGGGTTTCGAACTCGAGCAGGTGCAGGACTTTACGCCTACGCCCATGACAGTGGCCGAAGTCATCTACTATTCCGGTGTTCATCCTTATACGCTGAAGCCAGTCAAAACAGCCAAAACGCGGGAAGAAAAACAGGCACAGAACAACTTTTTCTTCTGGTATAAACCTGAATACAAAAACTGGATTCGAAATCGTCTGAACAAGCTCAATCGTCCCGATTTAGTCGAGCGGCTGTTGGGTAGTCCAAAGAATGAAAATACGGGTAAGCCTGCGTTTCCGGGCAAGTATTCAGGCAAGAAAAAACGATAG
- a CDS encoding DUF2911 domain-containing protein: MKKIVLLFGLLCFTLVAATAQTFRGLDKSPMDMAYYPDDYAHDRKFAPAKIGTDKAMVRVTYTRPAKNNREIFGKLVPYGKVWRAGANEAPEIKFYQDVTIGGKKIPAGNYALLTIPNEKEWTIILSSDLDQWGAYSYNEALDVARVNVPVQKIDNALENFSIQFAKKDDKNAIMYLGWDTTAVAVPISL, translated from the coding sequence ATGAAAAAAATAGTTTTACTTTTCGGATTACTGTGTTTTACGCTTGTTGCGGCAACGGCCCAAACCTTCAGAGGGCTCGACAAATCGCCGATGGATATGGCCTATTATCCCGATGACTACGCCCATGATCGCAAATTTGCACCCGCCAAAATTGGTACTGATAAGGCGATGGTTCGGGTTACCTACACACGGCCTGCCAAAAATAATCGTGAAATTTTCGGCAAATTAGTCCCTTACGGTAAAGTCTGGCGGGCAGGCGCCAATGAAGCGCCCGAAATTAAGTTTTATCAGGATGTTACCATTGGAGGGAAGAAAATTCCCGCTGGTAATTACGCATTGCTCACCATTCCAAATGAAAAAGAGTGGACGATCATTCTCAGTTCCGATCTTGATCAATGGGGTGCCTACAGCTACAACGAAGCGTTGGATGTAGCCCGCGTTAATGTGCCTGTACAGAAAATCGACAATGCACTCGAAAACTTCTCGATTCAGTTTGCCAAGAAAGATGATAAAAATGCCATTATGTATTTGGGTTGGGATACGACAGCCGTAGCGGTCCCCATTTCGTTATAA
- the glmS gene encoding glutamine--fructose-6-phosphate transaminase (isomerizing) produces the protein MCGIVAYVGHREACPLVIKGLKRLEYRGYDSAGVALMNGDGLRVYKKKGKVVALEQELAGKDVHSTIGMGHTRWATHGEPNDINAHPHYSFHRKLAIIHNGIIENYAAIKQALLKKGHTFTSETDTEVLGQFIEDIWENNGGTLEDAVRLALQEVVGAYAIVIMNEADPTQLIAARKGSPLVIGVGEGEYFLASDATPIVEYTKDVIYLNDYEIAVVKNGELTVVTLDNATTTPYVHKVELELEAIEKGGFDHFMLKEIFEQPRSIADSMRGRVQADEGMLQLGGLRDYLDKLAKSKRIVIIGCGTSWHAGLVAEYIFEELARIPVEVEYASEFRYRNPIIKEGDIVIAISQSGETADTLAAIELAKSKGATIFGVCNVVGSSIARATDAGAYTHAGPEIGVASTKAFTAQVTVLTLMALAAAKRKGTISDSLFRQLLAELESIPAKVERVLQAADKIKEIAYIFTYARNFIYLGRGLNFPVALEGALKLKEISYIHAEGYPAAEMKHGPIALIDEDMPVVVIATKDSSYEKVVSNIQEVKARKGRVIAITTEGDTHLPGMVDFTIEIPKVHEMLMPLVSVVPLQLLAYDIAVMRGRNVDQPRNLAKSVTVE, from the coding sequence ATGTGCGGCATTGTGGCATACGTTGGGCACCGTGAAGCGTGTCCATTAGTGATCAAAGGGCTGAAGCGACTCGAATACCGAGGCTACGACAGTGCGGGCGTTGCCCTGATGAATGGAGATGGCCTGCGGGTATACAAGAAAAAGGGGAAAGTAGTGGCCCTAGAGCAGGAATTGGCCGGTAAAGACGTTCACTCGACAATTGGAATGGGCCACACCCGTTGGGCTACTCACGGCGAACCAAACGATATAAACGCTCACCCGCATTACTCCTTCCATCGAAAACTGGCGATTATTCACAACGGTATTATCGAAAACTATGCAGCTATTAAGCAAGCCTTGCTTAAAAAAGGGCATACGTTCACCAGCGAAACCGATACCGAAGTCTTAGGGCAGTTTATTGAAGATATCTGGGAAAATAATGGCGGCACGCTGGAAGATGCCGTACGGCTGGCTTTACAGGAAGTTGTTGGCGCTTATGCCATTGTCATCATGAACGAGGCTGATCCTACTCAGCTCATCGCGGCCCGTAAAGGATCTCCGCTGGTGATCGGCGTGGGAGAGGGCGAATATTTCCTGGCGTCGGATGCAACGCCGATCGTAGAATATACCAAAGACGTCATTTACCTTAACGACTATGAAATCGCAGTTGTCAAAAACGGTGAATTGACCGTTGTAACGCTCGATAATGCGACGACAACGCCTTACGTCCACAAGGTGGAACTGGAACTGGAAGCCATCGAAAAGGGCGGATTTGACCATTTCATGCTCAAGGAAATCTTCGAACAGCCGCGCTCTATTGCCGACTCCATGCGGGGCCGGGTTCAGGCCGACGAAGGGATGCTGCAACTTGGGGGACTTCGCGATTATCTGGATAAACTGGCCAAGTCGAAGCGGATCGTGATCATCGGTTGTGGTACATCCTGGCACGCGGGTTTGGTAGCTGAGTATATTTTTGAAGAACTGGCCCGGATTCCGGTTGAAGTCGAATATGCGTCGGAGTTTCGCTATCGGAATCCGATCATCAAAGAAGGCGATATCGTGATTGCCATCTCGCAATCGGGCGAAACGGCCGATACGCTGGCTGCTATCGAACTGGCTAAATCGAAAGGGGCAACCATTTTCGGGGTCTGTAATGTTGTTGGTTCATCGATTGCACGGGCAACAGACGCAGGTGCTTATACCCACGCAGGACCAGAAATTGGCGTTGCCAGCACGAAGGCGTTTACGGCGCAGGTAACAGTATTGACACTGATGGCCCTGGCCGCTGCTAAACGTAAAGGAACGATCTCCGACTCGCTGTTTCGGCAGTTATTGGCCGAATTGGAAAGTATTCCGGCCAAAGTTGAGCGGGTACTGCAGGCTGCCGATAAGATTAAAGAGATTGCTTACATCTTCACCTACGCCCGAAATTTTATTTACCTCGGCCGGGGCCTGAACTTTCCGGTTGCGCTGGAAGGTGCGCTGAAATTGAAAGAAATCAGCTATATCCATGCTGAAGGGTATCCGGCAGCGGAGATGAAACACGGTCCAATCGCGCTTATCGACGAGGATATGCCCGTGGTAGTGATTGCCACAAAAGATAGCTCCTACGAGAAAGTTGTTTCGAATATTCAGGAAGTAAAGGCTCGCAAAGGCCGCGTCATTGCAATCACGACCGAGGGCGATACACATCTGCCGGGTATGGTCGATTTTACCATCGAAATACCAAAGGTGCACGAGATGCTGATGCCTCTGGTATCGGTGGTTCCTTTGCAACTACTTGCTTACGACATTGCGGTCATGCGTGGGCGCAACGTCGACCAGCCACGTAATCTGGCGAAGTCAGTAACGGTAGAATAA
- a CDS encoding glycogen/starch synthase, with translation MSKLRILYVASEINPFLKTSDVADFVRKLPQAMQERGMEIRILVPRFGLINERKNRLHEVVRLSGINIAVGDEEKPLIIKVASIPTAKLQVYFIDNEDYFQRKYVFHDKENRFYDDNDERAIFFCKGVLETVKKLGWAPDIVHCNDWMTALIPLYLKTTYKNDPMFKDTKSVFTVYNNSFDHRFEGDIIEKARMMDIDDSMLAELKTADFQGFIRIGCAYADAVVRAEEETSESLNAILNDLPEHKFDATEDEDVTERYYNLYTQLAG, from the coding sequence ATGAGCAAATTACGCATCCTTTACGTGGCCAGTGAAATCAATCCTTTCCTGAAAACGTCCGACGTTGCCGATTTCGTCCGCAAATTGCCACAGGCTATGCAGGAGCGAGGAATGGAGATCCGAATTTTAGTGCCACGCTTCGGGCTTATTAATGAACGCAAAAATCGGTTGCACGAAGTTGTGCGGCTATCGGGGATCAACATCGCCGTTGGTGATGAAGAAAAACCGTTGATTATTAAAGTTGCGTCAATTCCAACGGCCAAATTACAGGTTTATTTTATTGATAACGAAGACTATTTTCAACGTAAGTATGTCTTCCACGATAAAGAAAATCGATTCTATGACGATAACGACGAGCGGGCCATTTTCTTCTGTAAAGGGGTTCTGGAGACAGTGAAGAAACTCGGTTGGGCACCCGATATCGTTCACTGTAACGACTGGATGACCGCCCTGATTCCTCTTTACCTGAAAACGACCTATAAGAACGATCCGATGTTTAAGGACACAAAGTCGGTTTTTACGGTCTATAATAACTCGTTCGATCACCGTTTTGAGGGCGACATTATCGAAAAAGCCCGCATGATGGATATCGATGATTCCATGTTGGCTGAACTGAAAACCGCCGATTTTCAAGGGTTTATTCGGATCGGTTGTGCTTATGCCGACGCCGTTGTTCGGGCTGAGGAAGAAACAAGCGAGAGTCTGAATGCCATTCTGAATGATCTGCCTGAACACAAGTTCGACGCTACTGAAGACGAAGATGTAACAGAACGGTATTACAATCTGTATACACAACTGGCAGGCTAA
- the panC gene encoding pantoate--beta-alanine ligase produces the protein MIRFDTIVDLRRHLSTLRSSHKIGLVPTMGALHEGHIRLVENAKHENGLVVSTIFVNPVQFTNADDLARYPRTLETDTQKLEAAGCDIVFTPSVDEIYPESPTMRLNFGDLETLMEGAFRPGHFNGVGIIVGKLFNIIQPDRAYFGQKDLQQVAVVRRLIHDLSFPIELIRCPTIREADGLAMSSRNRNLSSDEREQAPALFQALTLAHDLLTEGQSPAQAKAAVTGFFSGNPNFRLEYVEVVNADTMQPVGEVLAPGQTAICLAAHLGRVRLIDNLVF, from the coding sequence ATGATTCGCTTCGATACCATTGTCGACCTTCGCCGACATCTTTCTACGCTCCGCTCATCGCACAAAATCGGTCTTGTGCCCACGATGGGTGCCTTACATGAAGGTCACATCAGGCTTGTTGAAAATGCCAAACATGAAAATGGTCTGGTTGTCAGCACCATCTTCGTCAATCCGGTTCAGTTTACAAATGCCGACGACCTGGCCCGCTACCCGCGTACGCTGGAAACCGACACTCAAAAGCTGGAAGCTGCTGGCTGCGATATCGTTTTCACGCCTTCGGTCGACGAAATTTATCCGGAGTCGCCCACAATGCGCTTAAATTTTGGTGATCTGGAAACGCTGATGGAGGGCGCATTCCGGCCGGGTCATTTCAACGGCGTTGGCATTATTGTGGGAAAGCTGTTTAATATTATTCAACCCGATCGGGCTTATTTTGGCCAGAAAGATCTGCAACAGGTAGCCGTTGTCCGGCGCCTGATCCATGATCTGAGCTTTCCCATTGAGCTGATTCGATGTCCAACCATTCGCGAAGCCGACGGTCTGGCTATGTCTTCCAGAAACCGAAACCTTTCTTCCGACGAGCGCGAACAGGCTCCGGCCCTATTTCAGGCGCTTACCCTCGCCCACGACTTACTGACAGAAGGCCAGAGCCCAGCCCAGGCGAAAGCTGCCGTGACGGGCTTTTTCAGTGGTAATCCTAATTTTCGACTGGAATACGTTGAGGTTGTCAACGCGGATACCATGCAACCCGTTGGCGAAGTATTGGCCCCAGGCCAGACAGCGATCTGTCTGGCGGCTCACCTGGGGAGAGTTCGATTAATCGACAATCTGGTGTTTTAA